A portion of the Bombina bombina isolate aBomBom1 chromosome 11, aBomBom1.pri, whole genome shotgun sequence genome contains these proteins:
- the LOC128642331 gene encoding ras-related protein Rap-2c-like, which produces MSLSVPPADSLKLLVLGAAGVGKTALIQRFLHDSFEPRHRRTVEELHCLAPVPGALPIRLEILDTSGSYSFPAMLKLRIRQADAFLLVFSLNDQDTFQELERLREEILLVRGDLDAPMVVVGNQTDLFPGVDTGPGQLLSVEAAAVAELQWECGYLETSAKLDHRVRDVFQDLLRRVNLPCLLSPALERRRASAEPEKRQHRRRRQHNCMVS; this is translated from the coding sequence ATGTCCCTGTCTGTGCCCCCCGCAGACAGTCTCAAGCTCCTAGTCCTGGGGGCAGCTGGGGTGGGGAAAACTGCCCTGATCCAGCGCTTCTTGCACGACAGCTTTGAGCCCCGCCACAGGCGCACAGTAGAGGAGCTGCACTGCCTGGCGCCTGTCCCCGGGGCTCTTCCCATTCGCCTGGAGATCCTGGACACCAGCGGGAGTTACTCCTTCCCAGCCATGCTCAAGTTGAGGATCCGCCAGGCAGACGCCTTTCTCCTGGTCTTCTCACTAAATGACCAGGACACATTCCAGGAACTGGAGCGGCTGAGGGAAGAGATCTTGTTGGTCAGGGGCGACCTGGATGCACCTATGGTAGTGGTGGGGAACCAGACTGACCTGTTCCCAGGGGTAGACACTGGACCTGGGCAGCTTCTCTCAGTAGAAGCAGCGGCAGTTGCTGAGCTGCAGTGGGAATGCGGATATCTGGAGACCTCGGCCAAGCTGGACCACAGAGTGCGAGACGTGTTCCAAGACCTCCTCCGCCGGGTAAACCTTCCTTGTTTGCTAAGTCCCGCGCTAGAGAGGCGCAGAGCCAGCGCGGAGCCAGAGAAAAGGCAGCATaggaggaggaggcagcacaaTTGTATGGTGTCCTAG